One window of the Colletotrichum lupini chromosome 9, complete sequence genome contains the following:
- a CDS encoding dual specificity phosphatase, translated as MAFSCLYPICQCDENKGGGLALFGNGSILGNKARATSGRATSTTASFSSPPPNHYHQRSSHPEIGTREGQQGNLHRHTLPYYAHVSCAKLPFEPFFDKATRMVRGHISTEDVTKRLKEIESSLTTTTTTTTALQDAAQVLPPKEKEAPTNTLEIYTGEPEGSEETEALHRLLKKSCVEMAMNRIDGKEELYVGGIWALRRPSALKERNITHILSVLRFDPAGLKSETDTWENYGKSYKHMVIDIDDVEDEDLLVHLPKAVRFIEDALYPGSSKKSVTDGPEEETQKGKSFEEKAKRLKAAVAKDLETESESETEAASAKAAAAEAKPTDPDAILPAPLFEQLDLSSDGEKPDPNAPGGVYVHCAMGKSRSVSAIVAYLLWKHPSRFGRSAASTAAAQNGASGGAPKSAEEAAAAQERAAAAVAAAVKWVRNTREIAEPNPGFIKQLEMWWIMGCPEDVASHPIYKRWEFQREIDESLAAGQAPTKLRFEDEETSKEEAESVKGMEVRCKKCRKTLATPRFVLDHEPDAPRDQRQQQQPCGHVFVEPLGWMREELEKGTLEGRLSCPNQKCGAAVGRYSWRGFRCSCGGWVTPGFSLQKGRVDEVAARVPGAGGAAAMGIRMPPGSGRL; from the exons ATGGCTTTTTCCTGTCTTTACCCAATATGCCAAT GCGACGAAAACAAAGGTGGAGGCTTGGCTCTTTTCGGCAACGGCAGTATTCTGGGAAACAAAGCTAGAGCAACTTCAGGCCGAGCCACAAGCACAACTGCGTCATTCTCGTCACCACCACCCAACCACTACCACCAGCGTTCGTCGCATCCTGAGATTGGCACGCGAGAGGG ACAGCAGGGAAACTTACACCGTCATACACTACCATACTACGCTCATGTATCTTGTGCCAAGCTGCCCTTTGAACCCTTCTTCGATAAAGCCACTCGCATGGTCCGTGGCCACATTTCAACCGAGGACGTGACGAAGCGATTGAAAGAGATCGAGTCAAGCTTGACGACCACGACCACGACCACGACGGCATTGCAGGACGCGGCGCAGGTGCTACCCCCCAAGGAAAAAGAAGCGCCGACCAATACGTTAGAGATCTACACAGGCGAGCCTGAAGGGAGCGAGGAAACTGAAGCTTTACACCGACTTTTGAAGAAGAGCTGCGTCGAAATGGCGATGAACCGTATCGATGGCAAGGAGGAGCTCTATGTCGGCGG CATATGGGCTTTGCGCCGCCCTTCAGCACTGAAGGAGCGCAACATCACCCACATTCTGTCCGTGCTGCGATTCGACCCGGCCGGTCTCAAGAGCGAGACCGACACCTGGGAGAACTACGGAAAGAGCTACAAGCACATGGTCATCGACATCGACGATGTCGAGGATGAGGACCTGCTCGTTCACCTGCCCAAGGCCGTCCGTTTCATCGAGGATGCGCTGTACCCCGGCAGCAGCAAGAAGAGCGTCACGGATGGGCCTGAAGAGGAGACCCAGAAGGGCAAGAGCTTTGAGGAGAAGGCCAAGCGCTTGAAGGCGGCTGTGGCCAAGGATTTGGAGACCGAGTCTGAGTCTGAGACGGAGGCTGCCTCGGCtaaagcggcggcggcagaggCGAAGCCCACAGATCCGGATGCCATCCTCCCCGCCCCCCTATTCGAGCAGCTGGATCTCAGTTCTGACGGGGAGAAGCCGGACCCCAATGCCCCAGGCGGCGTCTATGTCCACTGTGCCATGGGCAAGTCCCGTTCCGTCTCTGCCATCGTTGCCTACCTCCTCTGGAAACACCCCTCCCGCTTCGGCAGGTCCGCGGCCTCGACGGCCGCCGCGCAGAACGGAGCATCAGGAGGGGCGCCCAAGTCCGCTGAGGAAGCCGCAGCAGCGCAAGAGAGGGCTGcagccgccgtcgccgccgccgtgaaGTGGGTTCGCAATACGCGAGAGATTGCGGAGCCGAACCCGGGCTTCATAAAGCAACTCGAGATGTGGTGGATCATGGGGTGCCCTGAAGACGTGGCGTCGCACCCCATTTACAAGCGGTGGGAGTTCCAGAGGGAGATTGACGAGAGCCTTGCCGCGGGTCAGGCACCGACAAAGCTGCGGTTTGAGGACGAGGAAACGAGCAAGGAAGAGGCGGAGAGCGTCAAGGGCATGGAGGTGCGGTGCAAAAAGTGTCGCAAGACGCTGGCTACGCCGCGCTTCGTACTCGATCACGAGCCCGATGCCCCTAGGGACCAgcggcagcaacagcagccgtGCGGACACGTCTTTGTGGAGCCGCTGGGGTGGATGAGGGAGGAGCTGGAGAAGGGGACGTTGGAGGGACGGCTGTCGTGCCCGAATCAGAAGTGCGGCGCCGCCGTGGGCAGGTACAGCTGGCGGGGATTCCGGTGCAGTTGCGGCGGGTGGGTTACACCCGGGTTCAGTCTGCAAAAGGGGCGTGTGGACGAGGTTGCTGCGAGGGTTCCTGGGGCTGGGGGTGCGGCGGCGATGGGGATTCGGATGCCGCCTGGTTCGGGGAGGTTGTAG